The genomic interval AAGGATCTgactctgctgcagcagcacgcggtGCAGTTCATTCTGGGCGATGAGCGCCTCGTCGCGACAGACGATGAGCAGAGCAACTTCTCCATGGCGACGaaagcgctgctgcgtgatgTGCCCATCAGCGATGTCATCGCAATCGAGCCGAGCGCCGCGCTAGCCACGTCGAAGGACGAGAAGGGTGGTGTTGACGGTGCGTGGGCTGTCGCACAGGATTATGAGAAGAAGCTCCGGAATCGCCTGCCGTGCACGCAAGTAAACGGTACAGATATGTCTGTTCCTATAGTGGATATTGTGCTTCTCGGATTCGGCGCAGACGGCCATACCGCCTCCATCTTTCCCGACTCCGTGGCGGCCACGGATGAGAGCCACGTCGTCTCGGTCAGCTTTCCCAGCCCGACCATGAACCCCAAGGTCTGGCGTGTCACGCTCTCAAAGACTGTGATTCAGCACGCCAAGCACGTTGTCGTGCTCGCCTGCGGCAAGGACAAAAACTGGGTCGTGCACGGTGTGCTCGCGGAGGCGCCGACGGGTCCTCTGCCAGTATCGCGGTTTCTGAGAGAGTGCCGCGGGTCTGTTACGATGCTTCTCGATGCCGGCTCGGGTGAGGGCCTCTCTGCATAGTCCCGCGAGAAGCGGCCGCCGTTTGGTTCGCGCAGCATCactgcctccccctctccactCCACTCCTCGTACACTTATATACATTAGCGCAGCTGTGTCCGCTCCCTCAGGGTAACGTGCTCACTGCCCTACTTGTCAATGTGCACCCTCCATTTCGCTCCTCCGTGGTTGGACTGTGCGGACCTCTGTCAGGAACTAGGCGCCGGGAACAGGGTCGCAAACAGtgtcacacacacgcacaaagccTGGGCACACGACGTCTCCAAGAATACAGCGTGCAGGTGTGGTACTTGACGCACTATCATCTGGTAACGGGTGGGCTGCTGAGCACGTGCCTGCCCATGACCACACGTCGCGCTAATGATTACAGTACGCCTTGTCGTTGCGCCGAGAGCGATGCCACGTCTCTCTTTATCCCTCAGTTTCCTCTTTTCTGTTGATTCGCATTCCCTCGCCACCCAACCACacccgcgcgcacacacacattcactGGGGCTCTCTCTATGCGTGCGCCAGTCGGCGAACGTCTCTTTTGCGGGGCTGTGCAGGCCCAAACCCCCATTGTGTGCATCTGCCGCCGTCTTCTGCGTTCGTTTGCTGCCTCCTCTTCATGGTTTCGTCTGCTTTGCCGCTTCTTCTCATTTTTGCCGCGACGAAACTCAAGAAGTGCAAGCAAGCACACAGCAGTCGGGACTCCACTCCCGTGAAAGTAggccttcccctcccccactccaccCCGAATCAAGCATGGCGGACATCTTGAAGTCGGTGAAGCGCATCGTGGTGAAAGTGGGCTCCTCGATCCTTGTGGACAATCAGGAGATCGCCGCGCACCGGATCGAGGCGCTATGCAAGTTTATCGCCGACCTCCAGACGAAGTATGAAGTGATCCTTGTCACCTCCGGCGCAGTAGCCGCGGGGTACACACAAAAAGAGATGGACAAGGCATATGTGCCGAACAAGCAGGCACTTGCGTCGATGGGGCAGCCACTGCTCATGCACATGTACTACACTCAGCTCCAAAAGCACGGCATCCTGTGCGCGCAGATGCTGCTTGCTGCCTATGATCTGGACTCGCGGAAACGTACGATGAACGCCCACAATACCATTGAGGTACTCATCAGCCACAAGGTGATCCCGATCATCAACGAAAAcgacgcgacggcgctgcacgagCTGGTCTTTGGTGACAATGACCGTCTGTCCGCGCTTGTCGCGCACCACTTCAAGGCGGACCTACTTGTCATTCTCAGCGACATCGACGGCTACTACACCGAAAATCCTCGCGCCTCCACCGATGCCAAGATACGCTCTGTCGTCCACGAACTTAGCCCTGACGATCTTGTGGCGGAGGCCACGCCGAACAATCCGTTCGCGACGGGTGGGATCGTAACGAAGCTGCAGGCTGCTCAATTCCTCCTagagaggggaggaaagaTGTACCTCTCGAGCGGATTCCACTTGGAGAAGGCGCGCGAGTTCC from Leishmania major strain Friedlin complete genome, chromosome 26 carries:
- a CDS encoding putative glutamate 5-kinase, producing MADILKSVKRIVVKVGSSILVDNQEIAAHRIEALCKFIADLQTKYEVILVTSGAVAAGYTQKEMDKAYVPNKQALASMGQPLLMHMYYTQLQKHGILCAQMLLAAYDLDSRKRTMNAHNTIEVLISHKVIPIINENDATALHELVFGDNDRLSALVAHHFKADLLVILSDIDGYYTENPRASTDAKIRSVVHELSPDDLVAEATPNNPFATGGIVTKLQAAQFLLERGGKMYLSSGFHLEKAREFLFGGSHEIGTLFYPRGSSS
- a CDS encoding 6-phosphogluconolactonase — its product is MSSFAPNVKICEDISHISSAARDIILAAIDARVDKSAPVVLALSGGSTPKRLYEELHEKDLTLLQQHAVQFILGDERLVATDDEQSNFSMATKALLRDVPISDVIAIEPSAALATSKDEKGGVDGAWAVAQDYEKKLRNRLPCTQVNGTDMSVPIVDIVLLGFGADGHTASIFPDSVAATDESHVVSVSFPSPTMNPKVWRVTLSKTVIQHAKHVVVLACGKDKNWVVHGVLAEAPTGPLPVSRFLRECRGSVTMLLDAGSGEGLSA